One genomic region from Conexibacter woesei Iso977N encodes:
- a CDS encoding ketopantoate reductase family protein, which produces MSSIAILGSGAVGALIGAELQRAGVQTAIVTTEASVEAIGERGIEVRSPSFGDHVEMVPAVTAMETPPGALVVAVKAPQLAAALERIAGEPEVVVPLLNGVDHMDVLRRRFANVVAGSVRVQAHREGRTVIVHRAPFLTVTVAEPGAPALTDVLTQAGIENRVGGSEADVLWTKLSRLAGIALATTAADRPLGEVRETAAAVAREVAQVARAEGADVDPDAVIAEQDALPDAASSSLRADVGAGRSDNELDAIGGAVLRAAERHGIDTPTVARLVTDIGSL; this is translated from the coding sequence ATGTCGTCCATTGCCATCCTGGGGTCCGGCGCGGTTGGCGCGCTCATCGGTGCGGAGCTGCAGCGGGCCGGTGTGCAGACGGCGATCGTGACGACGGAGGCGTCGGTCGAGGCGATCGGGGAGCGCGGGATCGAGGTGCGGTCGCCGTCGTTTGGCGATCACGTCGAGATGGTGCCGGCGGTCACCGCGATGGAGACGCCGCCGGGTGCGCTCGTCGTTGCGGTGAAGGCGCCGCAGTTGGCCGCTGCTCTGGAGCGGATCGCGGGGGAGCCGGAGGTGGTTGTGCCTCTTCTTAATGGGGTTGATCACATGGATGTGCTGCGGCGGCGGTTCGCGAATGTGGTCGCCGGCAGTGTGCGGGTGCAGGCGCACCGTGAGGGGCGGACGGTGATCGTGCATCGGGCGCCGTTCCTGACGGTCACGGTGGCCGAGCCCGGAGCGCCCGCGCTGACCGATGTGCTCACGCAGGCCGGCATCGAGAACAGGGTCGGTGGCAGCGAGGCGGATGTGCTGTGGACCAAGTTGTCGCGGTTGGCCGGGATCGCGCTTGCTACGACCGCCGCGGACCGGCCGCTCGGTGAGGTGCGCGAGACCGCCGCCGCGGTTGCACGGGAAGTTGCGCAGGTCGCCAGGGCCGAGGGCGCCGACGTCGATCCGGACGCCGTGATCGCCGAGCAGGATGCGCTCCCGGACGCGGCGTCGTCGTCGCTGCGCGCGGATGTCGGTGCGGGGCGGAGCGACAACGAGCTGGACGCCATCGGCGGCGCCGTGCTGCGCGCCGCGGAGCGTCATGGGATCGACACGCCCACCGTCGCGAGGCTCGTCACCGACATCGGTAGCCTCTAG
- a CDS encoding FAD-binding oxidoreductase: MSGHRQRAWWGWGFEDGKIDPVALAPLVRDVLGFPLSGDVEQPVALGSVVLPEPRFPRPDGIEGWSTDPRDRVEHAYGRSFPDTVRAFRGRIDHAPDAVVFARDEDAIEATLEWAAREDVAVVPFGGGTSVVGGVEPRVPSDRLGVVSLDLSRMDRVLEVDDVSRAARIQGGVAGPSLERQLGEHGLTMRFFPQSFELSTLGGWIATRAGGHFATVWTHVDDLVESVRAITPSGAWESRRLPGSGAGPSPDRMLLGSEGILGVITEAWVRVQPRPQFRAARAVRFKDFMNGGSAAVRELAQSGLNPANCRLVDALEAQQTGAGDGTHAVLVLGFESTAAEVDAQLAAGLAICRKHGGEWDQPSGSGSGAVGAWREAFIAMPYLRDALLQLGVLSDTFETAITWDRWPAFHASVTGAVREALGEPCRVTCRMTHVYPDGPAPYFTVLAPARRGDELAQWEVMKRAAGDAIIEAGGTITHHHAVGRDHREWYDAQRPDLFAAALRAVKSAVDPGGVLNPGVLVDA; the protein is encoded by the coding sequence ATGAGCGGTCACCGGCAGCGGGCGTGGTGGGGTTGGGGGTTCGAGGACGGCAAGATCGACCCGGTCGCGCTGGCGCCGCTGGTCCGCGACGTGCTCGGCTTCCCGCTCAGCGGCGACGTCGAGCAACCTGTAGCACTTGGTTCGGTGGTCCTGCCGGAGCCGCGCTTCCCGCGTCCGGACGGGATCGAGGGGTGGTCGACGGATCCGCGCGATCGCGTCGAGCACGCCTACGGGCGCTCGTTCCCGGACACGGTCCGGGCGTTCCGGGGCCGGATCGACCACGCGCCGGACGCCGTGGTGTTCGCGCGCGACGAGGACGCGATCGAGGCGACGCTGGAGTGGGCGGCGCGCGAGGACGTGGCGGTCGTGCCGTTCGGCGGCGGGACGAGCGTGGTCGGCGGCGTCGAGCCGCGGGTCCCGAGCGACCGGCTGGGCGTGGTGTCGCTCGACCTGTCGCGGATGGACCGTGTTCTCGAGGTGGATGACGTGTCGCGCGCGGCGCGGATCCAGGGCGGCGTCGCGGGGCCGTCGCTGGAGCGCCAGCTCGGTGAGCACGGGCTGACGATGCGCTTCTTCCCGCAGTCGTTCGAGCTGTCGACGCTCGGCGGCTGGATCGCGACGCGCGCGGGCGGGCACTTCGCGACGGTCTGGACTCATGTCGACGACCTCGTGGAGTCGGTCCGGGCGATCACGCCGAGCGGCGCGTGGGAGTCGCGGCGGCTGCCGGGCTCCGGCGCCGGGCCGTCGCCCGACCGCATGTTGTTGGGGTCGGAGGGCATCCTCGGCGTGATCACCGAGGCGTGGGTGCGCGTGCAGCCGCGGCCGCAGTTCCGGGCCGCGCGCGCGGTGCGCTTCAAGGACTTCATGAACGGTGGGAGCGCCGCGGTGCGGGAGCTGGCGCAGTCCGGGCTGAACCCGGCGAACTGCCGGCTGGTCGATGCGCTGGAGGCGCAGCAGACGGGCGCGGGCGACGGCACGCACGCGGTGCTGGTGCTGGGCTTCGAGTCGACGGCGGCCGAGGTGGACGCGCAGCTCGCCGCGGGGCTCGCGATCTGCCGGAAGCATGGGGGCGAGTGGGACCAGCCGAGCGGCTCCGGCTCCGGCGCGGTCGGGGCATGGCGCGAGGCGTTCATCGCGATGCCCTACCTCCGCGACGCGCTCCTGCAGCTCGGTGTCCTCTCCGACACGTTCGAGACCGCGATCACCTGGGACCGCTGGCCGGCGTTCCACGCGTCCGTCACCGGCGCGGTCCGCGAGGCGCTCGGCGAGCCCTGCCGCGTGACGTGCCGGATGACGCACGTCTACCCGGACGGCCCGGCGCCGTACTTCACGGTCCTGGCGCCGGCGCGGCGCGGCGACGAGCTGGCACAGTGGGAGGTCATGAAGCGCGCAGCGGGCGACGCGATCATCGAGGCCGGCGGGACGATCACGCATCACCATGCGGTCGGCCGCGACCACCGCGAGTGGTACGACGCGCAGCGCCCGGACCTGTTCGCGGCCGCGTTGAGAGCGGTCAAGTCCGCGGTCGACCCCGGCGGCGTGCTGAACCCCGGCGTGCTGGTGGACGCATGA
- a CDS encoding TIGR00730 family Rossman fold protein, whose translation MSRFARVAVYAGSTDGARPEYAEASRAAITELVGRGSGVVYGGGSNGLMGVLADTALEAGGEVIGVIPKFLDDREVAHKRVTDLRVVDTMHERKMLMADLSDAFLVLPGGIGTLEEVIEMLSWSQLGLHRKPIALLDVDGFYQPLVALLDHMTTESFISVDHRKFLISDPNPITLLDTMESWESPKTTRWLQDEDQT comes from the coding sequence ATGAGCCGCTTCGCGCGCGTCGCCGTCTACGCGGGCTCGACCGACGGCGCGCGGCCGGAGTACGCCGAGGCGTCGCGTGCGGCGATCACGGAGCTCGTCGGGCGCGGGTCCGGCGTCGTCTACGGCGGCGGCTCGAACGGCCTCATGGGCGTCCTGGCCGACACGGCGCTCGAGGCGGGCGGCGAGGTCATCGGCGTGATCCCGAAGTTCCTCGACGACCGCGAGGTCGCCCACAAGCGCGTCACCGACCTGCGCGTCGTCGACACCATGCACGAGCGCAAGATGCTGATGGCCGACCTCTCCGACGCGTTCCTGGTGCTGCCCGGCGGCATCGGCACGCTCGAGGAGGTCATCGAGATGTTGTCGTGGTCGCAGCTCGGCCTGCACCGCAAGCCGATCGCCCTGCTCGACGTCGACGGCTTCTACCAGCCCTTGGTGGCGCTCCTCGACCACATGACGACCGAGTCCTTCATCTCGGTCGACCACCGCAAGTTCCTCATCTCCGACCCCAACCCCATCACCCTGCTCGACACGATGGAGTCCTGGGAATCCCCCAAGACCACCCGCTGGCTGCAGGACGAGGACCAGACCTAG
- a CDS encoding putative bifunctional diguanylate cyclase/phosphodiesterase: protein MGSSKGDVERFFEGSPDLLAIADRRGYFTCLNPEWEAVLGWSRDELMAEPFLNFVHPEDVERTCQEIARATGPDPCTTRYENRLRTRDGVWRWLLWSSRWDGTEWTAVAKDITTRKELERHSLHDALTGVANRALTVDRLGAAIARLGRSAGAAVALLVDVDDLTTINDTHGHVAGDLVLRAIADRLSERLRAADTVGRFGGDRFLVVAEGLADGGAHGIEAVIERVHGAFSRPVPTRGGLITVTGSVGVAVAREPGVDAEDLIRDADVALRRAKTQGLGRAEVFDAALAEEVRRRLELAAQLRGALQRGELRVVFQPLVSMGAEGSSEVVGCEALLRWDHPDRGELAPGAFLRIAEDDGLIVPIGAWVLEESCRQLAQWRAQGRDLWVSVNVSARQLGQADFVAVVERALRETGVPPGSICLEVTETAVLRRPEVARRALEALRILGVRVALDDFGLGYSSLTHLKALPVDVVKVDRSFVADLVDSTQDRAVVEAVLTLARRMGLTVIAEGVETAGQDELLREMGCPMVQGYLYGRPARPEDALAEPERSTLLSADVA, encoded by the coding sequence ATGGGGTCGTCCAAGGGGGACGTGGAGCGCTTCTTCGAAGGCTCCCCAGACCTGCTCGCCATCGCGGATCGCCGCGGCTACTTCACGTGTCTGAACCCGGAGTGGGAAGCCGTCCTCGGCTGGTCCCGCGACGAGCTGATGGCCGAGCCGTTCCTGAACTTCGTCCATCCGGAGGATGTCGAGCGCACCTGCCAGGAGATCGCGCGCGCCACCGGCCCGGACCCGTGCACCACGCGCTACGAGAACCGCCTGCGCACCCGCGACGGCGTCTGGCGCTGGCTGCTGTGGTCCTCTCGCTGGGACGGCACCGAGTGGACCGCGGTCGCCAAGGACATCACGACGCGCAAGGAGCTCGAGCGCCACTCGCTCCACGACGCGCTCACCGGCGTCGCCAACCGCGCGCTGACCGTCGACCGCCTCGGCGCCGCGATCGCGCGCCTCGGCCGCAGCGCCGGCGCCGCCGTCGCGCTCCTGGTCGACGTCGACGACCTCACCACCATCAACGACACGCACGGCCACGTCGCGGGCGACCTCGTCCTGCGCGCGATCGCCGACCGCCTGAGCGAGCGCCTGCGCGCCGCCGACACCGTCGGCCGCTTCGGCGGCGACCGCTTCCTGGTGGTCGCCGAGGGCCTCGCGGACGGCGGCGCCCACGGCATCGAGGCCGTCATCGAGCGCGTCCACGGCGCGTTCAGCCGCCCCGTCCCGACGCGCGGCGGCCTGATCACCGTGACCGGCAGCGTCGGCGTCGCCGTCGCCCGCGAACCGGGCGTCGACGCCGAGGACCTGATCCGCGACGCCGACGTCGCGCTGCGCCGCGCGAAGACCCAGGGCCTCGGCCGCGCCGAGGTCTTCGACGCCGCGCTGGCCGAGGAGGTCCGCCGCCGCCTCGAGCTCGCCGCCCAGCTCCGCGGCGCGCTCCAGCGCGGCGAGCTGCGCGTCGTCTTCCAGCCGCTCGTCTCGATGGGCGCTGAGGGATCCTCAGAAGTCGTCGGTTGCGAAGCGCTCCTGCGCTGGGACCATCCGGACCGCGGCGAGCTCGCGCCCGGCGCGTTCCTGAGGATCGCCGAGGACGACGGCCTGATCGTCCCGATCGGCGCCTGGGTCCTGGAGGAGTCCTGCCGCCAGCTCGCGCAGTGGCGCGCGCAGGGCCGCGACCTCTGGGTCTCGGTCAACGTGTCTGCGCGCCAGCTCGGCCAGGCCGACTTCGTCGCGGTCGTCGAGCGCGCGCTGCGCGAGACCGGCGTCCCGCCCGGGTCGATCTGCCTCGAGGTCACCGAGACCGCGGTGCTGAGGCGGCCGGAGGTCGCCCGCCGCGCGCTCGAGGCCCTGCGCATCCTCGGCGTGCGGGTCGCGCTCGACGACTTCGGCCTCGGCTACTCGTCGCTCACGCACCTCAAGGCGCTGCCGGTCGACGTCGTCAAGGTCGACCGCTCGTTCGTCGCCGACCTCGTCGACTCCACCCAGGACCGCGCGGTCGTCGAGGCGGTCCTGACGCTCGCGCGCCGCATGGGCCTGACCGTGATCGCCGAGGGCGTCGAGACCGCCGGCCAGGACGAGCTGCTGCGCGAGATGGGCTGCCCGATGGTGCAGGGCTACCTCTACGGGCGGCCCGCACGGCCCGAGGACGCGCTCGCAGAGCCTGAGCGTTCGACGCTGCTGAGCGCCGACGTCGCCTAG